A window of Pedobacter lusitanus contains these coding sequences:
- a CDS encoding lanthionine synthetase LanC family protein has protein sequence MTSFTRLQISSIHEQLALVKKDLLASSSRDKQGLYWQSPYYETTDRFAFKTTIDIFNGNSGIALFYISLFEFSGDREELEKAAAIMDKVLQSEDVLKPRSFGFYTGLTGVAYVCIKLYELGKDEKYLQSASRLMLGFQENIVNLTIKADLLSGYSGSLLVFTLLYHHLGSKKLLAVVHQLIDRVINEARISEAGLKWDYNQSKSAFDSLAGFSHGASGIAYALMQVGNYFKNDGLIYLAEEALAYEMQYFHAESGNWLDLRLGKYRLSLPDAHRWDLNIFLPEMKKVNSWAHGAGGIGLARLYAYELTGKKMYFKQCQLVLERCLKDLKNMDRTDFTLCSGYIGILPFLSKFSAITGVDYKEIITSVTERAKDLYEKKKSYNTYIGAGSFDYGLLSGKAGVGYMLLQLLNRKKDSAVYPVLPKNEKITPVVDRHSKQTIQQQIFSGHYAKTIRLLNETAPGLLSELRAEDINEFEQQVCQLISRLPEAKNSAVAEMFDFEHKMAVRWKLHKGHLCYQKKNEFILEEVKRWCVVTDQELYSLSLQLYDHVSFYALSFRLKELLALTQPYQAVLFVSEQHGVNTVYIGQLSALITGHLDQQPMTGDKLIRLILDMFSASESLIAETTVLRERIILQIRSLLISGIIGVKEKA, from the coding sequence ATGACCTCATTTACCCGTTTACAAATCAGTAGCATTCATGAGCAATTAGCACTGGTCAAAAAAGATTTATTGGCTTCCTCATCCAGAGATAAGCAGGGATTGTACTGGCAAAGCCCGTATTATGAAACCACAGATCGGTTTGCTTTTAAAACCACTATAGATATTTTTAATGGAAACAGTGGTATTGCATTGTTTTATATCAGCCTTTTTGAATTTTCAGGTGACAGGGAAGAGCTGGAGAAGGCAGCTGCGATTATGGATAAAGTTCTGCAGTCGGAAGATGTTTTAAAACCCCGTTCATTTGGTTTTTATACCGGCTTAACCGGAGTAGCTTATGTCTGTATTAAACTTTATGAACTCGGTAAAGATGAAAAATATCTGCAGAGTGCATCGCGTTTAATGCTTGGTTTTCAGGAAAATATTGTTAATCTGACTATTAAGGCCGATTTGTTAAGCGGATATTCCGGCAGTTTACTGGTTTTTACTTTGTTGTATCATCATCTCGGTTCAAAAAAGCTGTTAGCTGTGGTACATCAGTTAATTGACAGGGTAATTAACGAAGCCAGAATTTCTGAGGCCGGGCTGAAATGGGATTATAACCAGTCAAAATCTGCTTTTGATAGCCTGGCAGGATTTTCTCATGGTGCCTCAGGCATTGCCTATGCTTTGATGCAGGTGGGCAATTATTTTAAAAATGACGGACTTATTTATCTTGCAGAAGAAGCTTTAGCTTATGAAATGCAGTATTTCCATGCTGAATCCGGAAACTGGCTGGATCTGAGACTAGGTAAATACAGACTCAGTCTGCCTGATGCCCACCGCTGGGATCTGAATATTTTTCTGCCGGAGATGAAAAAGGTAAATTCCTGGGCCCATGGTGCGGGTGGGATAGGGCTGGCAAGATTGTATGCCTATGAACTGACAGGCAAAAAAATGTACTTTAAACAGTGCCAGCTGGTACTGGAAAGATGTTTAAAAGACCTGAAAAATATGGACAGGACTGATTTTACGCTTTGCAGTGGTTATATAGGTATACTGCCCTTTTTATCAAAGTTTTCTGCAATTACCGGGGTTGATTACAAAGAAATAATTACCTCAGTGACCGAAAGGGCAAAAGATCTGTACGAAAAGAAAAAAAGTTATAATACCTATATCGGTGCCGGATCTTTTGATTATGGTCTTTTATCCGGTAAAGCCGGTGTAGGATATATGCTTCTGCAATTGCTGAATCGAAAAAAAGACAGTGCAGTTTATCCCGTTTTGCCCAAAAACGAAAAGATAACGCCAGTGGTGGATCGTCATAGCAAACAAACTATTCAGCAACAAATATTTTCCGGCCATTATGCTAAAACTATCCGTCTGCTGAATGAAACTGCGCCTGGTTTATTGTCTGAACTGCGGGCAGAAGATATAAATGAATTTGAGCAGCAGGTTTGTCAGCTGATCAGCCGGTTACCGGAAGCTAAAAATTCAGCTGTTGCCGAAATGTTTGATTTTGAGCATAAAATGGCTGTTCGGTGGAAATTACATAAAGGTCATCTCTGTTATCAGAAAAAGAATGAATTTATTCTGGAAGAGGTTAAACGCTGGTGTGTGGTTACTGATCAGGAATTATACAGTTTGTCGTTACAATTATATGATCATGTAAGTTTTTATGCACTGAGTTTCCGGCTTAAAGAACTTTTGGCATTGACACAACCTTATCAGGCTGTATTATTTGTTTCAGAACAGCATGGTGTGAATACAGTTTATATCGGACAGCTCAGTGCGCTGATTACCGGTCATCTTGATCAGCAACCCATGACAGGGGACAAACTGATCAGATTGATACTGGACATGTTTTCGGCAAGTGAAAGTCTGATTGCTGAAACAACTGTGCTGCGGGAAAGAATCATCCTGCAAATCAGATCACTGCTCATCAGTGGGATTATTGGTGTTAAAGAGAAAGCATAA
- a CDS encoding lantibiotic dehydratase: MSIEIFPHSLVRYAGMGYQVFDSFKLEESKGILQKDHRMKDARTRLKTLICDALFDLITIQSDDMIRQQLINLKRQVFNDKKIYPQKLEELGGIFPADLERDLQNYMQVMQNMETFHQTNTLNYQKLMIQHSRKLQSLAMDANLQNGLLLSSPVLLEQLSAYASKEPSSFRQKEFRIEFSLLRYLTRMCFKTSPFSTFTYTGIMQLSGKGAKVPLAAAKEVKNSLKLNNALFEYLKSILIHHPRINELLTVRINKTAVIRDQKIHFLVNFNNIESFQQLSASGLQLLVFQYLKTSTDSISVKELTANLSDAVEEASYNSIKAYLFKLVAAGLLELGMETSGIDPDWDHKLLKFFMQMETSEPAVLQIIYLFKQLQQYQLAYAAGDTAKRKVILGNAEKVVEDVFEKLQHEAGLPISGKDKDKVKTFPATGIFETTNFMPHHFSGRQLFYEDCYTPEKEVLEDGLLQDFTAKTDQLLNHLLPLDLLKKEREKMVSFFLTQYAAGAEVKVIDFYQAYYFHVKKPEKEKAAKEGPLVQDSGDWEKKVSAKLTTMTQHKPNMLNLRNEFFAGLSESESLGTPEHYSRGLFVQFYKGKLTREQENKEHVFGVINTVLPGMGKVSGRFLSLFAPDITSDFIRYNTQLHPGMLKVELNDASSFNANIHPSLLTRELALPGGNKSYPEKQQIPVDELAVGYDSKTGSLKLTYQDDQVFTYDLCLESFYNRSNLYQLMAHFNQETKLSLQPFINLVDACYLNIEEEQEHEIESLPRITYENTVILRRRTWRVKTAAVPVQQASETAYDYFIRINVWRSQHGIPVNIFLFLRKRSFVIKPAAQTKDKKDGLSDDYKPQFISFEQPLLVEMFKRLLARAGDYLIIEEMLPATDHTEKSGHYEPVKEYLLQWYKY; encoded by the coding sequence ATGAGCATTGAGATATTTCCACATTCTTTAGTCAGATATGCCGGTATGGGCTACCAGGTTTTTGATTCCTTTAAACTGGAAGAATCAAAAGGAATACTGCAAAAAGATCATCGCATGAAAGATGCCAGAACAAGATTAAAAACGTTGATCTGTGATGCATTATTTGACCTGATTACTATTCAGAGCGATGATATGATCAGACAGCAGCTGATTAATCTTAAAAGACAGGTCTTTAACGATAAAAAAATATATCCGCAGAAACTGGAAGAACTGGGCGGTATTTTTCCTGCTGATCTGGAAAGGGATCTGCAGAATTATATGCAGGTCATGCAAAATATGGAGACTTTTCATCAGACCAATACGCTGAATTATCAGAAACTGATGATTCAGCATAGCCGGAAGCTGCAATCACTGGCTATGGATGCAAACCTGCAGAACGGATTGCTTTTATCAAGCCCGGTTTTGCTCGAACAGTTATCCGCTTATGCGAGTAAAGAACCTTCATCTTTCAGACAGAAGGAATTCAGAATAGAATTCAGTTTGCTACGCTATCTGACCAGGATGTGTTTTAAGACTTCTCCCTTCAGTACTTTTACCTATACCGGAATTATGCAGTTATCAGGTAAGGGGGCAAAGGTTCCTCTGGCAGCAGCCAAAGAAGTGAAAAACAGCCTGAAACTCAATAACGCTTTATTCGAATACCTGAAGTCTATCCTGATCCATCATCCCCGTATCAATGAATTACTGACGGTAAGAATAAATAAAACAGCTGTGATCAGGGATCAGAAAATACATTTTCTGGTTAATTTCAATAATATAGAATCTTTTCAGCAGTTGTCTGCATCAGGATTACAGCTGCTGGTATTTCAGTACTTAAAAACCAGCACTGATTCCATCTCAGTTAAGGAGCTGACAGCTAACCTGTCGGATGCTGTTGAGGAGGCCAGTTACAACTCAATTAAAGCTTATCTGTTTAAACTGGTTGCTGCCGGTTTACTGGAACTGGGGATGGAGACATCGGGCATAGATCCCGACTGGGATCATAAATTGTTGAAATTCTTTATGCAAATGGAGACCAGTGAACCGGCTGTACTGCAGATAATTTATTTATTTAAACAATTACAGCAATATCAGCTGGCCTATGCAGCAGGTGATACCGCAAAGCGAAAAGTTATTTTAGGTAATGCAGAAAAAGTAGTGGAAGATGTCTTTGAGAAACTGCAGCATGAAGCCGGACTGCCCATATCCGGTAAGGATAAAGACAAAGTAAAAACATTTCCTGCTACCGGGATCTTTGAAACCACGAATTTTATGCCACATCATTTTTCAGGCAGACAGTTGTTTTATGAAGATTGTTATACACCCGAAAAAGAAGTGCTGGAAGATGGCTTACTCCAGGATTTTACGGCAAAAACTGATCAGCTGCTGAATCATCTGCTTCCACTGGATTTATTAAAAAAAGAACGGGAAAAAATGGTTAGTTTTTTCCTGACACAGTATGCAGCCGGAGCGGAAGTAAAAGTCATTGATTTTTATCAGGCTTATTATTTTCATGTTAAAAAACCTGAAAAAGAAAAAGCCGCAAAAGAAGGTCCTCTGGTACAGGATTCAGGAGACTGGGAGAAAAAAGTGAGTGCAAAACTGACCACTATGACCCAGCATAAACCAAATATGCTGAACCTGCGGAATGAATTTTTTGCCGGGCTGTCCGAATCAGAATCGCTCGGTACACCAGAACATTATTCCAGGGGGCTTTTTGTTCAGTTTTATAAAGGAAAACTGACAAGAGAACAGGAAAATAAGGAACATGTTTTTGGAGTCATTAATACCGTCCTGCCCGGAATGGGAAAAGTAAGCGGCAGATTTTTATCCCTGTTTGCGCCGGATATTACTTCTGATTTTATCCGGTATAATACACAGCTCCATCCCGGAATGCTCAAAGTAGAATTAAATGATGCGTCGAGTTTTAATGCAAATATTCATCCGTCTTTATTAACACGTGAACTGGCTCTGCCCGGTGGAAATAAAAGTTATCCTGAAAAACAGCAGATCCCCGTTGATGAGCTTGCTGTAGGTTATGATTCAAAAACCGGTTCACTGAAACTTACTTATCAGGATGATCAGGTGTTTACCTATGACCTTTGTCTGGAATCTTTTTACAACCGTTCCAATCTTTACCAGTTAATGGCTCATTTTAATCAGGAAACCAAACTTTCTCTACAGCCATTTATCAATCTGGTAGATGCCTGTTATCTGAATATCGAAGAAGAACAGGAACATGAAATAGAATCCCTGCCAAGGATTACCTATGAAAACACAGTTATTCTCAGAAGAAGAACCTGGCGGGTAAAGACAGCTGCTGTGCCAGTACAGCAAGCCTCAGAGACTGCTTACGATTATTTTATCCGTATTAATGTATGGCGCAGTCAGCATGGAATTCCGGTTAATATATTTTTATTTCTCAGGAAGAGATCCTTCGTAATTAAACCTGCTGCACAGACAAAAGATAAAAAAGACGGGTTAAGCGATGACTATAAACCTCAGTTTATTTCTTTTGAGCAGCCCCTTCTGGTAGAAATGTTTAAACGTTTACTGGCCAGGGCGGGGGATTACCTGATTATAGAAGAAATGCTCCCGGCAACTGATCACACCGAAAAATCCGGTCATTATGAACCTGTAAAAGAATACCTGCTGCAATGGTACAAGTATTAA
- a CDS encoding PepSY-associated TM helix domain-containing protein — protein sequence MSFKKINAWLHLWLGLGSGLIVFIVSITGCIYVFEKEIRSFYQPWQFVQPQEKAFLLPTQLISSSKSQLGKLKPTSVRYGQKSESATVNSLNRKKGTSVVIYLNPYTAEILHIDRKTKKGDVEFFRFILNGHRTLWMGETGSKIIGIGVLVFVVLLISGIVLWWPKKWIKSIRDQSFKIKWNARFKRVNYDLHKVAGFYVFLVLLLISLTGLVYSYKWYSKSLYWVTSGGKSLTQAKPLSDTTLNAEFAPANLDKLYSKLATTPGNAGMTIAVPAKASDVIGFVVYLKAGTLYKADRYAFDQYTMKPVILNSPLLGKYEEASIPDKIRRMNYDLHVGAIMGLPTKIIAFLASLISASLPITGFLVWYGKKFKKKKGKQPLVQEKMVLKKTNSPWEVKKVSTAAIQEPVA from the coding sequence ATGTCTTTCAAAAAAATAAATGCCTGGTTACATTTATGGCTTGGATTAGGTTCTGGTCTGATTGTTTTTATAGTTAGTATTACCGGCTGTATCTATGTTTTTGAGAAAGAAATAAGAAGCTTCTATCAGCCCTGGCAGTTTGTACAGCCTCAGGAGAAAGCTTTCCTGTTGCCTACACAACTGATCAGCAGTTCAAAATCACAGCTGGGCAAATTAAAACCGACTTCTGTTCGTTACGGACAAAAAAGTGAATCTGCTACAGTTAATTCTTTAAACAGAAAAAAAGGTACGAGTGTAGTCATTTATCTGAATCCCTATACTGCAGAGATATTACATATAGACCGTAAGACCAAAAAAGGCGATGTGGAATTTTTCAGATTTATCCTGAATGGCCATCGTACGCTATGGATGGGTGAAACCGGGTCAAAAATTATTGGCATAGGTGTACTGGTATTCGTTGTCCTGCTCATCTCAGGTATTGTCTTGTGGTGGCCAAAAAAATGGATTAAATCTATCCGTGATCAAAGCTTTAAAATCAAATGGAACGCCAGGTTTAAACGCGTAAATTATGACCTGCATAAAGTAGCAGGTTTTTATGTGTTCCTTGTTCTGCTGCTGATTTCATTAACCGGTCTTGTTTATAGTTATAAATGGTATAGCAAATCACTATACTGGGTAACTTCGGGCGGAAAATCTTTAACACAGGCCAAACCATTATCAGATACTACGTTAAATGCTGAATTTGCACCAGCAAACCTGGATAAATTATATAGTAAACTGGCTACAACACCCGGGAATGCAGGAATGACAATTGCTGTTCCGGCAAAAGCATCAGACGTGATCGGATTTGTTGTTTATCTGAAGGCAGGAACTTTATATAAGGCTGACAGATATGCTTTCGACCAGTATACCATGAAACCCGTTATACTTAATTCTCCCCTTCTTGGAAAATATGAAGAGGCCAGTATTCCTGACAAAATAAGAAGAATGAACTATGATCTGCATGTAGGTGCTATTATGGGTCTTCCAACTAAAATCATAGCCTTTCTGGCCAGCCTGATTTCTGCAAGCCTCCCGATTACCGGATTCCTGGTATGGTATGGTAAAAAATTCAAAAAGAAAAAAGGCAAACAACCACTGGTTCAGGAAAAAATGGTCCTGAAAAAGACTAATTCCCCATGGGAAGTCAAAAAAGTCAGTACTGCTGCCATACAGGAACCCGTAGCTTAA
- a CDS encoding thiopeptide-type bacteriocin biosynthesis protein, with amino-acid sequence MALQNYNPINNQWFATYLFYPGDLDLMLKELVTPFIRDFIPAEQENVYYFFIRYWENGNHIRLRINADIQLQEVLAKELKKRANAFFAQYPALNKSGVFPEEVLFADHYVQFAAYEPEIERYGNRQSMPWAETHFYKSSAFILNWINTRKPGASVLIQALQLHLILLAATGWEIPQLLAVCNLFIDGWLPRLYFPEAAKQMQRIQWLKEFERSFNRTKELILPASRDFWETLISGTADKNVQDLADANGLILQNYLSAGFTEVKLAEIITSMMHMNNNRLGISNYEEAYGMYCTGRCLEFIAQLK; translated from the coding sequence ATGGCGTTACAAAATTATAATCCAATAAACAATCAATGGTTTGCCACTTACCTGTTTTATCCGGGGGATCTGGATCTGATGTTAAAAGAGCTTGTGACTCCGTTTATCCGGGATTTTATCCCCGCTGAGCAGGAAAACGTTTACTACTTTTTTATTCGCTACTGGGAGAATGGAAATCATATCAGATTAAGAATCAATGCAGATATTCAATTGCAGGAGGTGCTGGCCAAAGAATTAAAGAAAAGAGCCAATGCATTTTTTGCTCAGTATCCGGCATTAAATAAATCCGGGGTGTTCCCGGAAGAAGTTTTATTCGCGGATCACTATGTGCAGTTTGCTGCTTATGAACCCGAAATTGAGCGTTATGGTAACCGGCAAAGTATGCCCTGGGCTGAAACACATTTCTATAAATCGTCTGCTTTTATTTTAAACTGGATAAATACCAGAAAACCGGGAGCTTCTGTCCTTATACAGGCTTTGCAGCTGCATCTGATTCTGCTGGCTGCAACCGGCTGGGAAATCCCGCAGCTGCTTGCCGTTTGTAATCTTTTTATCGATGGATGGCTGCCCCGTCTTTATTTCCCCGAAGCAGCTAAACAGATGCAGAGAATACAGTGGTTAAAAGAATTTGAGCGCTCTTTTAACAGGACAAAAGAGCTTATTTTGCCGGCTTCGCGGGATTTCTGGGAAACACTGATCAGTGGAACCGCAGATAAAAATGTGCAGGATCTGGCTGATGCAAATGGCCTGATTCTTCAAAACTATCTGTCAGCAGGTTTTACCGAAGTGAAACTTGCAGAGATTATCACCAGTATGATGCATATGAATAATAACCGTCTGGGGATTTCCAATTACGAAGAAGCCTATGGAATGTATTGTACAGGCCGGTGTCTTGAATTTATAGCTCAACTTAAATAA
- a CDS encoding pinensin family lanthipeptide has protein sequence MKNQSEKIKLNLEDLQLESFVTSIDSEVAMRLSGGLGNVSEPTHTEPTDDHHTPAIKCTTVIC, from the coding sequence ATGAAAAATCAATCAGAAAAAATCAAGTTAAATCTTGAAGATCTTCAATTAGAGAGTTTTGTAACAAGTATCGACAGTGAAGTTGCAATGCGTTTATCAGGCGGATTAGGAAACGTATCAGAGCCTACGCACACAGAGCCTACAGATGATCACCATACACCTGCAATTAAGTGTACAACGGTTATTTGCTAG